The sequence below is a genomic window from Tachysurus vachellii isolate PV-2020 chromosome 2, HZAU_Pvac_v1, whole genome shotgun sequence.
CAGCAATCAACAGGCAGAAGTGGAAACTTCATCAaccctgatgttctacccctagTTGGAGACATAtccctgatgttctacccctagTTGGAGACATAtccctgatgttctacccctagTTGGAGACATAtccctgatgttctacccctagTTGGAGACATAcccctgatgttctacccctagTTGGAGACATAtccctgatgttctacccctagTTGGAGACCTAcccctgatgttctacccctagTTGGAGACATAtccctgatgttctacccctagTTGGAGACCTAcccctgatgttctacccctagTTGGAGACATACCCCTGATGTTCTCCCCCTAGTTGGAGACATAtccctgatgttctacccctagTAGGAGACATACCCCTGAAGTTCTACCCCTAGTTTAACAATGTGAattgtgctatacaaataaattgaatttcaaTTTGAAACTCATGACAAAATAACGAGCTCTGAATCCTGACAGGACTTTCGTCTACTCAGATTATCTTCACTGAATGAAACCCAGTAACAGTGCAGAGGTTAACAGGAACAGCAGGCTGAAGCAGAAGATGGAGATGTTTCTGGTGTCTTTGTGAGGATGGTGTCTGAGATGTGGTGCAGCATGTAGCTGTAAATCCTGGCTGTAAGGTTGATGTGATGGAGCTCTGTGAGCTGCAAGGAACTCAGACTTTTGTTCAGTGAGGAGCTTCGTGTTGCACCGAGGCCCGGTGTTCCGACGTCGTTTAGCTGCTCTTAGGAAATCTTCTCTCTGCATTTTCTTGATGGTTCTCACAAGCTCTGGCCCGATGCAGAACGTGTGTCGGTGGTCAAAGTTTATCCGCGTCTCATGACGTGTCACATAGATGCTGTGGAACGTTCCGGACTCCAAGCTGACCACAATGCGATCAGTGTTGCTCTTGTCCTGGAAGCCGGTGTATTTCTCTCGGACGTACTCAGGCAGGGATCCGGCTCCACTTAAGTTCCCAAGCTCGTAGTACAGCAGGTTGCTGGAGTCTGGAAGCAGGTGGCcttttcctccttcttctctgtTGTGGAAGATTCGAAATCCAAAGTCTCCTGTGGACGGAATGCAGAGCAGAATCATCTGATTCTGCTGATTCACTTCCACACAGTTCTCAACAAACCAGTAGAGCAGGCGGAGTCCGTGTCGAGGAGCCGGCTGACCGAAAC
It includes:
- the LOC132860446 gene encoding uncharacterized protein LOC132860446, producing MCRIRTLSSLAELRSSGFGQPAPRHGLRLLYWFVENCVEVNQQNQMILLCIPSTGDFGFRIFHNREEGGKGHLLPDSSNLLYYELGNLSGAGSLPEYVREKYTGFQDKSNTDRIVVSLESGTFHSIYVTRHETRINFDHRHTFCIGPELVRTIKKMQREDFLRAAKRRRNTGPRCNTKLLTEQKSEFLAAHRAPSHQPYSQDLQLHAAPHLRHHPHKDTRNISIFCFSLLFLLTSALLLGFIQ